The window AGGAGTTCCGGCTGATAGATGCCATATACGGGGTTCAGCACAGACCGGCATCTCCCATGCAGGGGAGGGGTGTTGTTTGCCAGCCTCGGATCATCCAGGCGCATGAGCTTGCCGTGTCGGCTCCGGCATTGGCGGGAGGTACTCCCGTCCATTACGGCGGAAAAACGGACATAATCCACCTCGTTGTCCGCAAAACTGGCCAGCCGCCCCCGGTTATAGGCGTAAGTTCCTTCGGTGGTGGTAATGTTGCTGGCCCGGTCGCGGGTGTCCTCCAAAATCTCTTCGATTCGCTGTTCCGTTTCCGTCCGGGAGGTTCCATACAGATAGCGGAGCAGAGACTTTTTCAACTCCGCTTCCATTTCTATGGTCACATCCCCGGCCAGCACCATGGCCCGGGCCTCCATAATCTCCACCGCCTGGGCCGGAATCAGTCTGGGGTCCGTTCCGGCATCAAACTGGAAACGGGGTAGTTCGGCCATCCTGCGCGGGCGGTATCTTTGGTGCAGTTCCAAAACCAGGCGGTCCCCGTGGGCGCGTCCGGCAGCCACCATTTCCGCGCCGTGGTTGGCCAGGATTTTGGCCAGCCCCTGCGGATCCAGGTGGAGTCCCGCTGGCATCCGCAGCTTACGGCCCCCGGTTTTGGACAGCCGCTCCAACTCCCTCCAGGGCAGGGCGGCGATGTTCTTTTTCAGCCAGCGTTCCCATTGGGTGAGTACCCTGGTTTCCGCCTGGTCAATTTCCCGGAAGAACGCCTCATTCCTCATGTTCGAGATTCTCTCCCCTCAGATACCGGGGGTAGTTTTCCTTGGCCACCTCCAGGGGGGTGCGGCTTGGCTTCGGTTCCCGTTCGGGCAGGCCCACGGCCACCCGGACATATCGGAAATCTTCTTCCACCGCAGGCTCCATATATCCGGCGTTGGTCAGGCTGGTGAAAATCTCAGCTAGAATCTTCACCTGTTCCGGCCCCGGGGGCCGTTCTTGAAAGGTTCCCCATTCGTCTTGGGGGCCAAAATTGTACTCGATCATCCGCCGGATCAATTGATCCAGCAAAACGTCCGTAATCTGGACGTAAATTTCACGGATGCCCAGCATAAAGGCGTCAAAATGACTTTCACCCAAAGCATAACTTCCGGAACGGCTGCCTTCATCCAGCACCAGGGAGGGCAGCAGCAGCCCCCGGCAAATCATCTTATTGAGGTAGGCAATGGCCTGGTTAAAGGCTTCGCCAACCCCATTGGTGGGGAAGTGAACTTTGACATCGGGAATCCGGCTATCCTTTTCAGACTTGGCGGAAAAGGCCAGGGCGGTCCCGTTTTGCAGGTTGGCCAGCAGTTTGGTGGTGTAATCCAATTGACTGGTTTCCTCTCCGGATTCCGGATCCACCACGATGCCCTCCGGGACAACGGCCACCGTCAAAGGCGTCCCGTACTTGTCCAGGGCTTTGGCCCACATCCGGAGGAAGGCGTCTTTGAGCAGCCAGTTTTTACGCAGCCGTTTAAAGGCGCTGGTCCCGTAATAATTATTAAATCGTTTTCCGTGGGTATATAGGATGCACTTTTCCTTTGGGATGTCCTCTCCCAGGGCGGCGAAGGTTCCCCGCTGCACCACCCCGTCCAGGCGTCCTTTGGCGTTTAGCTTAAAATGCACGGTGGAAGGGTGATAGGTGGCCAGGTAATCCAGCATCAACCTTTTGTTTTCAGCCTTCCAGACGATTTCCGTCACCGAAAACCCGGCCCAGATGGCGGAGAGAATATCCGCACAGGCAATGGGCAGACTGTCCTGCATATTTTCCAGGCACTGCTTGACAAAGTCCGTGATCTCCGGGTCCGGGTGGTGATACTCTCCCAGGAGGCTCATGACGGACAGCGTTAAAAAATCGTAGGCCGTGGCCACGGTTTCATCCGTGTCCAGCATTCTTTCATACTCCGGGAGGCGGGTTGCTTCCGGGTTGTAAATTGCGCCGTCAAAGAGGTATATCGCGGTTTGCAGTTGACTGCCGGACTGGGTGAGGTACGCTTTGTCCATGTTTTCGCTCCTTTACCAAACGATGTCGGCGGCAATGTTCCTGCCGATCACACGCCCGCCGGTGACCGGCGGCCCGGATTTTCTTTGCTGGGACCGGACCATTTCCAGCGCCAGCCGGGCGGAGTTGATGGCCATCCCGAAGTGGTTTTCCACATTTCTTTTGTAGGAAATTTTCTTGGCTCCGTCCGGTCCGGTGGTTTCTTCTTTGACCAGTTTTTTCAGGTGACGCCTGATTTCATCCAGGGTTTTTTCTTCTTCCGTGTTCCGGGGTTTAAACAGCAGGGCCTGGGGCGGGTTGGTGGCAAAGAGGGCCGTGGTATCGTCCAGGGACTCATCCCGGTCCACCTGGATCACCCGGACCTCCCGGTCATCCTCACCCTCGGTTGTCTCTCTGTAGGTGGCTTTAAAGTATTGGATGAATCCCAGGGCTTCCTGCAGGATTCGCACCACCCGTTTGGATTCTGTCTTATACGGCATCGCGTCAATGATGAGGGCACCGGCGTTGTATGCCGCTTCCCAGTCCGGAATCCGCAGCAACAGGTCCTCCACGTCAATATGAAAGGCGGCCAGAATTCGGAACCCCTCTTCCCCGTAGGGGGCAAGGATGGCCACGTGTGCCCGGTCGCCCATATCTATGCCAATGCCGCATACTTCTTCGGAAGTGTCCTGAAAGTAGTAGTCCCCGGCAGCCTCCACAATCTCCAGCACCTTTGATGTCACCGGCTGCATGTTGCCGCTGTCCGCAATCCCCAAAACAGACCGCCGGAACCTAGCCAGCTTGGCCGGTTTTCCCTGGGCCTTCAGCCAGCGGTCCCAAATGAGATCCAGCCGGGTTTCGCGGATGATCAACTGGGGCACCCGGTAGCCGGTTCGGTTCCTGTCCGGATGCTCCGCAATCCACCGGGCGTTATATACATCCAGGGGCTTTCCGCATTTCACGCAGGCCAGATAAATCCTGCCTTTCTTTTTGCGTTCGTCCCGGATGTTTTCGGGGAATTCCTCCTCCAGGATGGATTCCCGTCCGCAGCCGGTACAGCGAACCACCCATTTCCGGGTGTCCGAATCCCGGTAAAGTTCGTCAATCCCGTCCTCCTCAAAGAGAGGGGCGCTGAAATATCGCTGCCAGCCCAGTTTCGAGGCCATGATCCGGTCCTGGGCCAGATCCATGTTTTCCCGGTTAATCAGGGCCACCTCATCAAAGATAATTTCATCTGCCGGGATGCTGATAGCGCCGGTTTTGCTGACAAGCCCTAACATATAAAAGAAATGAGTGCCAATTTGTTTCAGTCCGGCCTGGTCGGTGCCCAGGAGTCTGGACTTTAAATAGTCACTGCGCTGCACATAGGGATCAAAACGGGTCTGGCCGAACCGGTTGGCCATCTTGTCGGTAGGGAGGTAATAAATCAGGTTGGCTCCCCGGACATCCACCATGTAGAAACCATGGGCCAAAAAAAGTGTACTGAAACCGGTTTGGGCACCCTTGGAAATGGTGACATGGGGGTCTAAAAAGATGGACTCAACAATTTCTTTCATGAAAGCCCGGTTGTAGACGTTAAAAGGCGTCTTATCGTCCAAAACGATATTTTCCAAACAGTACTCCGGAAACGTGAGTCCTTTGAGGTTTTTCCCAACCAGTTCATTAATCAGGCCCATTTAAGACGCCACCTTCTCCTTAACCCGGTCCGCAAGTTCATACATTTTTTGCAGCAGGTCCGGTTCCGAATTTAGTTCCGCCTTCAATTCCTCTTTCAGCCTGGCCAGGGCCGCCTCCGCCCCCTTGTTAAACTGGAGCTTCAACGCCTCCCGCCGGGTGCCGGAGTCCGCCAGTTTCGGCAGCACTTTCAGGAGCTCCGTAACCTTTTCCCCTTGGAGTCCGTCCAACTCGGACAGCGTTTCCATAATCATGGAAATGGCTAATTCCGTGGTGGCTTCCGCCAGTTGGGTTCCCGGCGCTCCGTCGTTGCTCTCAATAATGGCTTTGGCCTGGTCCCGAATTTGCTTAAGCCGTTCAAACTTGGCGTGGAAGTCTTTCCCATACCGGCCTACGGCGGATTTACTCACCGGTGTGCCCATATTTTTCAGGTAGTCCGCTATTTCTTCATAGGTATGGCCTTGCAAAAGCATTTCGTTTACGGCCTCAACAATTTCAGGCGGCAAGGCCGCTACCTTATGGTGTTTTCTTCTGCCCATCAGGACATCACCAGTACACCGGGGTCCAGGGCAATGCTGCCTTCTAAGAGGTCAATCCCCTTGGCAGTGATATACACCACTTTTCTGGAGATACCCAAACCTTTGGCCTGTAACTCTTCCAACCGTACATAACCCTTTTCTTCCAGGTATTCCAGGTGTGCATGGATTAAGGCAGGAGAGGAGGTGAACTGATTTTCACCCACGGCGATTTGGATGAGTTTTTCACTGCAGCCGTGCGGGTAGTTGTTTTTACACATGGTGAGAATAAAACCACGCAACTCACGTGCCTCGCTGGGAAACATTGTCGCTCATCCCTCCTATCAATTCCGCCAGACCCTTATTGATTTCACCAATGTCTCTTGACACACGGTCAATTTTCAGTTCAATACCGGAACTAACCCGGATAAAGTCATCCCGTAAAACGTAATTGTGAGGGAGGCTGGCTTTAAACTCGGCAAAGTCATTCTTTATGTCTTCGATAACCTGATCTTGTTTTGCGTCTTTTCTCTCCTGGTTGCATTTAATGTCTTTCAAAAAGTAGCCAATGATGCCAACGGCAGATGAGAGCAGAGAGACCACAATCAAAAGAGAAGGGAGAAGTATGTTTGCTGGTAACTGTTCCACGTTATCCTCCCGCTTTAAGGCGAAGCACTTTGTTTTCAATGGTGCTGGTAAGGTAATTTTCAAAATCACCCATATTCCGTTCTAAGACGTTCACCACTTCTGATCCTACAGTTTCCCGTACTTCCCAATACGCTTTCCGACCCAGACGAAGCAGTTCCTCTCGGTCTACACTGCCCGCCTTAACCGCTTCGCGC is drawn from Desulforamulus ruminis DSM 2154 and contains these coding sequences:
- a CDS encoding minor capsid protein: MRNEAFFREIDQAETRVLTQWERWLKKNIAALPWRELERLSKTGGRKLRMPAGLHLDPQGLAKILANHGAEMVAAGRAHGDRLVLELHQRYRPRRMAELPRFQFDAGTDPRLIPAQAVEIMEARAMVLAGDVTIEMEAELKKSLLRYLYGTSRTETEQRIEEILEDTRDRASNITTTEGTYAYNRGRLASFADNEVDYVRFSAVMDGSTSRQCRSRHGKLMRLDDPRLANNTPPLHGRCRSVLNPVYGIYQPELLTSENLDWDQVVPLPKGWAA
- a CDS encoding phage portal protein family protein, translated to MDKAYLTQSGSQLQTAIYLFDGAIYNPEATRLPEYERMLDTDETVATAYDFLTLSVMSLLGEYHHPDPEITDFVKQCLENMQDSLPIACADILSAIWAGFSVTEIVWKAENKRLMLDYLATYHPSTVHFKLNAKGRLDGVVQRGTFAALGEDIPKEKCILYTHGKRFNNYYGTSAFKRLRKNWLLKDAFLRMWAKALDKYGTPLTVAVVPEGIVVDPESGEETSQLDYTTKLLANLQNGTALAFSAKSEKDSRIPDVKVHFPTNGVGEAFNQAIAYLNKMICRGLLLPSLVLDEGSRSGSYALGESHFDAFMLGIREIYVQITDVLLDQLIRRMIEYNFGPQDEWGTFQERPPGPEQVKILAEIFTSLTNAGYMEPAVEEDFRYVRVAVGLPEREPKPSRTPLEVAKENYPRYLRGENLEHEE
- a CDS encoding phage terminase large subunit family protein, with product MGLINELVGKNLKGLTFPEYCLENIVLDDKTPFNVYNRAFMKEIVESIFLDPHVTISKGAQTGFSTLFLAHGFYMVDVRGANLIYYLPTDKMANRFGQTRFDPYVQRSDYLKSRLLGTDQAGLKQIGTHFFYMLGLVSKTGAISIPADEIIFDEVALINRENMDLAQDRIMASKLGWQRYFSAPLFEEDGIDELYRDSDTRKWVVRCTGCGRESILEEEFPENIRDERKKKGRIYLACVKCGKPLDVYNARWIAEHPDRNRTGYRVPQLIIRETRLDLIWDRWLKAQGKPAKLARFRRSVLGIADSGNMQPVTSKVLEIVEAAGDYYFQDTSEEVCGIGIDMGDRAHVAILAPYGEEGFRILAAFHIDVEDLLLRIPDWEAAYNAGALIIDAMPYKTESKRVVRILQEALGFIQYFKATYRETTEGEDDREVRVIQVDRDESLDDTTALFATNPPQALLFKPRNTEEEKTLDEIRRHLKKLVKEETTGPDGAKKISYKRNVENHFGMAINSARLALEMVRSQQRKSGPPVTGGRVIGRNIAADIVW
- a CDS encoding phage protein Gp27 family protein — encoded protein: MGRRKHHKVAALPPEIVEAVNEMLLQGHTYEEIADYLKNMGTPVSKSAVGRYGKDFHAKFERLKQIRDQAKAIIESNDGAPGTQLAEATTELAISMIMETLSELDGLQGEKVTELLKVLPKLADSGTRREALKLQFNKGAEAALARLKEELKAELNSEPDLLQKMYELADRVKEKVAS